DNA from Arthrobacter sp. FW305-BF8:
TCGCCCATCGAGTAGGCGCCGAAGCCTTCTCCGAGATCTGCGACGAGATCAACTGTGAGTCCCATTATCTGCCTTCCTGGGGTGGTTAGCAGCGGCCCTGCCCGCCGGGGCAAAGGGATCAGCTGCGCTGGTGATGAGGTGTGTCCGAACTGGCCCTGCGAGGGGTTCCCGGTTCGGTGCTGCCGGGCTGCCGGCTTCTGCAAAAAGTCTGACACCGGGATTTGGCTCACACAAAGACGTAATCGGTGTCACGGGATAGGTGCCGGTTATGACCAGTGCCGCTATGGAGTCCATGACCGTTCCCTTCCCAGTAAGGAGGATTCGGCCCTTGCCGGACCGCCCTCATTGCATTGAACATATGGACCGTTTATTTCGGGAATGTAAAACGGGTCATCTATTTCGATAAAACCTATTTCCATGCACAATGCATCTGACCCCATAGGGAAATTGCATGTCCCCCGAGGGGATAGAATGTAGCCTTAATGAAATAGCGTTCTGGGTTCAACCTAGTGTCAGCGATGTGGATCACACAAAGACCTATTGCGTGTCCCTCCATAGCATCCCGTTATGACCTTTCGGGTTCAGGACGCCGCAAAGAGAGAGGGCGGCCGTGGATACCAGGAAACTGGCGTACTTCGTACAGATCGTGGACTCGGGGAGCATCACCAAGGCCGCGGCTGCGCTGCACGTGGCCCAGCCGGCCCTGAGCCAGCAGGTTTCGGCGCTTGAGACAGAACTGAAGCAGCGACTGCTGATCCGCAGCAAGCAGGGCGTGCAGCCCACGGCCGCCGGGCACACGCTGTACCGCCATGCCCAGTCCATCCTGCGGCTCGTCGCGCAGGCCCGAGTGGACGTTGCCAAGTCGGGGGCGGCGCCGTCCGGCCGTGTGTCGATTGCCATTGCGCCCTACAGCATGGCATCGAGCCTGACCCCGCAGATCATCAGCGAGGTGGCCCGCCGGTACCCCGACATCGTCCTGCACGTCACGGAGATTTACGGCGGCGTCCTGAGTGAAGCCATCAAGAACGGCCGGCTGGACATGGCGCTCATCTACGAGCCCGGCCCCATCCGCGGCGTCCTGTTCACCACCATGATCGTCGAGGACCTGCACCTGGTGGTCAACGCCGCCAGACCGGACGTTAACTCGGAGAACGGCGAGATCACGCTGGAGGAGGTGGCCCGGCTGGGGCTCTTCCTTCCCGAGAAGATTCACACGCTGCGCCAGGCTGTGGAGGCGGGTTTCGACAGCAAGGGGCTCAAACTCCAGCTCGTGGGCGAGGTGGAGTCGGTGCCCTCGCTGACCCGGCTGCTGCGGGCCGACCTTGGGGCCACCATCCTGCCCAAGTCGGCGGCGGACGCACTGTTCCACGAGGAGGACTTCCATGTCCTGCGGATTGTGGACCCGGCGCTGCAGTGCAAGATCGCGCTGTGCACACCCGATCACGACCCCCTCTCGGAGGCGGCATCGGCAGTGCTCCTGGTACTGAAGGAAATGCTCCAGGAAATGCTTAACGACAAGTACGGCCGATCATAGCTTTGACTTATTAGGGCACTCATCATTTGTCTTAGTAACCGAGTGCGCGGGATTCTAGTATTGGTGGCAAGCCAAGAAATTGCGGTGAATGATATTCCGCAGACAATTCAACGGGGAGCCAGCCATGAAAAAGATCAGCACCGCCAGGAGAACTTCCGACCCGAGCCTGGGGCTTATGGCCAAAACGGGGTCGCACTGCCCGACCAACGGTTTCTGGCGGCCAGCGGACCGGTCCGCAGCGCCCATCTTCGTTTTCGAGGGCAGCATCATGCCGGTCAGCGGAGGCGGGTCGACGGTCTGGCACCTGGAGGACGCTGTCTTCGGCGCCCCCGCCTACCCAGTCCCCCACCGCGTCTAGATTCAGTACGACGGCGGCGCTGCCGCAGCTTGGGCTGTCTGCTCACCACGGCACCCAACTGGGTAGCACTTCAGGGCGTTCTCAGCGCTGGGAACGCCCTGTGCTGCTACCTACTTTTCGGTCTCATGTGGATCCGAAAAAACTATTTCGATCCCGCCCGCATCCGGCGCCCTATCGGCCCTTTATTGTCGGTCCCCCTTGGCAGACTGTGTCCATGGAAGGCTTCGGGAATTCAGCACTGACAGCAGCGGCGCCGCGCTTGGTTCTGCACGCTGCCGCGGTTCCCGACGCCTTTATTGCAGACGCCGTTTTTCCTCTTGCCGCGTTTCCGGAAGATGCGTTCACGAACGACGGGCTTCCCTATGACGATGATGTCGACGCCGCGTATCCGGCATCGTTGCCGGAGGATCCGTTTCCTGAGGCCCTGTTTGCCGACCGTCCTTTCGACGAGGACCTCTTTGACGACCGCTTTTTGGACGACGGCGTTTTTAGGCACAGCGTTCCCTCGAGCGCTGCTGCATCCTCGGGCCGGTTTTTCCCGGCAGCTAACCTCACCGCCGACAATGCCGGGCTGATCGACCAAGTCCGAGCCTACGAGAACATCAAGTGCTGGGCCGCCGGGCAACAGGCACGGCTTTCTGTGACCTTCGAGGCCCGGCTCCGCCAGGAATCCACCGGCCGGCCGCCACTGGCCGCCGAGGACCTGGGCAAGGGCCGCGGCAAAGACCAGGGCCTGGGCGCGGCCGAGCAGATCGCACTGGCCCGGGGCGAATCCCCAAACCGCGGGCGCCGGCTCCTCGGCACAGCCAAGGCCCTGACACAGATGCCACACGCCCTGGCCGCACTGGACACCAGGGCAGCTGAACGAAGAGCGGGTCATGCACGTCGCGAAAGAGACCGCCTGTTTGAGTGTCGAAGACCGGGCTGCCGTTGACGAAGAACTCGCCGCCGACACCGGAACCTTCGTTGGTGCCGGAACCCGGACCGTCATCGCAGCCGTGAGGGCCGCCGCCATCCGCAGAGACCACCGCTCCGTGGCCCAACGGGCAAGCCATGCCGCCTCGGAGCGCAGGGTCAGCCTGCGCCCGGCCCCGGACTGCATGACGTATCTGACGGCGCTGCTGCCGGTCCACGAGGGCGTCGCGGTCCTCGCGGCGCTGACCCGGAACGCCGACTCGCTCCGGGCCGGCGGAGATCCGCGCTCCCGCGACCAGGCCATGACCGACACCCTGGTCGAATGGACCACCGGCACGCCCGGCGGCATCATCGGCATCGAGCTTAACGTCGTCATGACCGACCGCACCCTCTTGCAGGGCGATTCCGAACCCGCCCGGATCCCCGGCTACGGCACCGTCCCCGGAGACTGGGCCCGGAACCTGGTGACCACCGAACAGGCCAAGGGAGTTGAGGAGCTCAAGACCTGGGTCCGGCGGCTCTACACCGCACCCGGGACCGGCGACCTGGTGGCCATGGACTCGCGGCGGCGTCTGTTCCCGGCACCACTGCGCCGCTTCATCCAACTCCGCGACGACACCTGCCGCACCCCCTTCTGCGACGCCCCGATCCGCCACCACACCACATCATCCCCTGGCACGACGACGGCCCCACCACCCTGGCCAACGGCGCGGGCCTGTGCGAAGCCTGCAACCACACCAAAGAACTCCCCGGCTGGAAAGCCCAACCCAGGCCAGGACCGAGACAGACCATCGAAATAACGACGCCAACCGGCCACGTCTACCAGTCCACGGCACCGCCACTGCCCGGCACTCGGCTGCCCGGAATCCCGTTGAGTGACACCAGAGTGCTCGGAACTTGGGCGCGCGAGTCCCACGAGTCGGACCAGCCCGGCCCAGCCCCGTAATGGGCAGCCTAGATACGCGTTAGATACGCCTGAGGCGGGACAGAAGACTGTCCCGCCTCAGGTCATACCGCTAAGCGACTACGCGTGCTCGACCAGCAGGCCCTTGGCCTTGAGCACCTCGGTGAGGTTGCACAGGTCGATGGTGGTTCCGCCGGCCTTGTAGAGCCCGATCAGCTCGCGCTCGGCGTCGTCGCGTTCCTGCGAGAGGCGGATGACTTCCTCGATCTCGTCTTTGCGGACAACCACCACGCCGTCGGCATCGCCGCGGAGGACGTCGCCCGGGTAAATGATCTCGTCACCGAAAACCACCGGGTGGTTGATCGGGCCGATGGTTTCCTTAACGGTGCCCTTAATGGACACGCTTCCGGAGAAGACGGGCAGGCCCAGCTCGATGAGGTCCTGGGTGTCGCGGACACCGGAGTCCGTCACCAGGCCCGCGAGGCCCTTGGCCTTCATGGCGTTGCCCAGGACGTCGCCGAACGTGCCCGCTTCCTCGTACTCCCCCGCCGCGGCCAGGATAACGTCGCCGGCCTCGGCGTAGTGGATGGCCACCTGCAGCATGAGGTTGTCCCGCGGTGCGCAGCGGACCGTAGTGGCGGGGCCGCAGAAGGACATGCTGCGGTCGATCGGCTTGATCCTGGAGCTGAGCGCGCCCTTGCGGCCCTGTGCCTCGTGGATCGTGGCCGAGGAGAACTGCGCCAGGCGGCGGACGGCGTCGGCGTCGGGTCGTTCGATGTTGGTCTTTACGTGGATCACGGGGTTTTCCTTCATTTGGTGGGGTTAGGTGAGGGCCCGGCTACTGGGGTTAGCTGAGGGCCCGGACGGCCTTGTCGATGGCTGCGATGGACTCTTCAATGACGTCGAGGCTGGTGGCGTAGGAGATGCGGAAGTATGGACCCAGTCCATAGGCCGAGCCCTGGATGACGGCGACGGAGGCTGCCTCCAGAAGATAGAGCGTGAAGTCCTCGTCGTTGGCGATGACCTTTCCCTCCGGGGTGGTCTTGCCGATGGCACCGCCGCAATTGACGTACGCGTAAAAGGCACCTTCCGGCGTCGCGCATGAAAGGCCGTCGACGGCGTTCAGCGCGGCTACCGCTGCATCGCGCCGGCTGCGGTAAACCTCGACGCTCTCCCGCACGAAGGACTGGTCGCCGGTGAGCGCGGCAGCGCTGGCGGCCTGGCTCACCGAGGACGGGCAGGAGGAGATCTGGGACTGGAGCTTATTGATGGCCGCGATCAGCGGCGCCGGTCCGGAAGCGTAACCCAGCCGCCAGCCGGTCATGGCGTAGGCCTTCGAAACACCGTTGACAGCAAGGATGCGGTCCTTGAGTTCCGGAGCAACCTCCACCAGGCTCAGAATCCGGCCGGAGCCGAAGTAGATCTGGTCGTAGATCTCATCCGTCAGGACGTTCACGTGCGGGAAGTCCGCCAGAACATCGGCCAAGGCCCGCAGTTCCGACTTGGAGTACACGGCGCCCGTGGGGTTTGACGGGGTGTTCAGGATGACCCACTTGGTCCGCTTGTTGAGGGCACCGGCCAATGCTTTGGGGGTGAGCTTGAAGCCCGACTCCTCGCCGCAGGTGACAACCACGGGCGTGCCCTCGTTCGCGAGCACCATGTCCGGGTAGGAGACCCAGTACGGTGCGGGAACCACAACCTCGTCGCCCGCGTCCAGGGAGGCCATGAACGCCGTGAAGATCACCTGCTTGGCGCCACCGCCGATCGTGATCTCGGCCGGGGTGTAGTGGACGCCGCTGCGCAGCTCGATGGTCTGGAGGATCGCCTTCTGCAGCGCCGGCGTGCCGGTGACCGAGGTGTACTTCGTCTCCCCCTTGCTGATGGCTTCAACCGCTGCCGCCTTGATGTGCTCAGGGGTATCGAAGTCCGGCTCGCCGACCGTCAGGTCCAGGATCCGGCGCCCTTCTGCCTTCAGCTCACGCACGCGGGCCGCTGCGGCCACGCTGGCAGATTGCTTGATGCGGGACACTCGCGATGCAGGTTCAAATTCAGACATGGTCTCTTCCTAGGGAGTCAGGACGAAGCGATATTCGTTCCTTCGACACTAGGGAATCCCGGCCGGTCTGGATAAGACCTAATCTGCGTGGACGGATAAGCGTCTCTTATGGACCGCCGTCGTCATTCTGCCTAAGCACCCGACCCAAACTTTTTGGTTATGGCTCCACTCACTATAGGTATTTCCGCCCCTCCCTCCGTTCTGCCTAGCCTTCTAGGTAAGTCGTGAACCCGATCCGAGGAGTGCTGTTGGTTATTCTGCACCGTGATGACCGCAGCGCCGGCTACTACCGCTACCGGGGCACCGCGAAACCCGACAAGGCGGCTGTCCAGGCGGAAAAGACGCGCAAGCTGCTCCGGGACAGCCGGCAGCGGATTTCCTTCAATGCCACCAGCATGCGCGCCCTCTCGGTCCGGCTGAACCAGCAGATCGCGCAGGCGCTGTGCGACGGCATGAAAGTGACCCGCCTCGCCGAGGCCGCGGAACTCGCCCGCTGGGCAGTGCGCACCGTGGGGCTGTCGTCCGACGACCTGCTCCCGTCCGGGATGCCGGCGGAGCAGCATCTTGCCCTGATCCGCCAGCTCAAGTCGGAGCTGGTTGAACTTGAAGAGTCCAAAGCCGTGCTGGAACACCGCCGCCTGAACCTTTTGGCAGTAGCACGACGGCGGGGAGTTTTGGATGACTACGAGCTGGCCGCCCTCAGCGGTTTGCAGCGCGAAACCATCCGGAAGATGACCTGGGGCGTCCAGCCCGAATCCGGCGCCATCCCGGCGTAAGTCTGCGCCCGGCGTCGTGCAAGTCAAGCCCTAGCGAGGCGGAGCGCGCAAGCGTAGCGTCGAACTGCACGCTGTTGCTGGTTGCTCGGAGGTGGCGCAATGGCTGGATGGAATGCTGATACGGCGGCGGGTCCATTGGGGGCCGGGACGGTCACCTTGGTCGAGGGATCGTCCTTCTGCATCTCCCTACCGAACGGGGACATCAGCACAGAGCATCCGCATGGCCTCTTTGTGCAGGACGCCCGCATCCTCTCGGGCTGGAGCCTGACGGTTGACGGCCTGGCGCTGGAGCCGCTGGCAGCTGAGACGAAGGAGCCGTACCGGGCGCTGTTTGTGGGTCGGGTTCCCCGCTCGGACGGCTACGCCGACAGTCCCCTGATCGTGGAGCGGCTGCGGGAGGTGGGGGCCGGCATCCAGGAGCAGGTCACCGTCCGTAATTTCTCCCTCGAGCCTGTCGACTGCGTCGTCGCTGTCAAGATCGGGGCGGACTTCGCGGACCTCTTCGAGGTGAAAGAGGCTCGCATCCTGCGGCGCTGGGACGAAAAACGGCAGGCCGACGGCGGTTCGCTCACCATTCGGGCGGCGTGGCAGGACGTCCGGAAGGGCGTGGTGGTCCAGGCTCCGGGTGCGGACGTTACGGCGGACGCCGTGACGTACCGGGCCACGGTTCCGGCGCACGGACACTGGAGCACGGTCCTGACAGTGCTGCCCAGTACCGAGGGATCCAATGCGCCGGTGGCTTTCGTGCATTCCGGGGGTGATGGCCTGTCTCCCCGGGACGTACGCCGGCGGGAGTGGGTGGCGAAAATTCCGGTCCTGCAGATGGGCAACCGGTCGGTGGAACGCACCCTGCGCCGCAGCTATGACGACCTGGGCGCCCTGCGGATCGAGGACCCCGACCATCCTGAGCGCGTCGTGGTGGCCGCCGGGGCGCCCTGGTTCATGACCCTGTTCGGCAGGGACTCGCTTTGGGCTTCGGTCATGGCGATGCCGGTGGATCCATCCCTGGCCCTGGGCACGCTGCAGACCCTGGCCGACCGGCAGGGATCCGTCGTGGACCCGATGACCGAGGAGGAACCGGGCAAGATCCTCCATGAGGTCCGGCTCGACGTTTCCAGCGGGCTGTCCCTGGGCGGCAAGTCGGCCTACTACGGCAGCGTCGACGCGACACCCCTGTTCCTGATGGTGCTCGGTGCGGTCAGCCGCTGGGGCTTCGGTGCGGACACGATCGCTGCTTTGCTGCCCCACGCGGACCGCGCACTCGAGTGGATCATGAAATACGGGGACAGGGACGGCGACGGCTTCGTCGAGTACGAGCGCCTCAACGACCAGGGCCTGATCAACCAGGGCTGGAAGGATTCCTGGGACGGAATCAACTTCGCTAACGGCAGGCTTGCCGAGCCGCCGATCGCACTCTGCGAGGTCCAGGCCTACGTTTACGTCGCTTACCTTTCGCGCGCATGGCTGGCGTACGACGCCGGGGACACGGCTTTTGGTAATGAGCTCGCCGACCGCGCGGCCCAGCTGAAGAAACAATTCAACGAACAGTTCTGGATCCCTGAACGCGGGTACTACGCCATTGCCCTGGACGGGAAGAAAAGACAGGTGGATGCCTGCGCTTCGAATATGGGTCACTGCATGTTGCAGGGCCTCATTGACGAGGACAAGGCCCCTCAGGTGGCCGAACGGCTGATGTCCCCGGAGATGTTCAGCGGCTGGGGCGTGCGTACCCTGGCCAGCGACATGGGCGCCTACAACCCCGCCAGCTACCACAACGGATCGGTGTGGCCGCACGACAACGCCATCGTCGCGGCCGGGCTCCTCCGCTATGGCTTCGTCGAGGAGGCACAGCGGATCGCCACCGGCATGATGGATGCTGCCGAATACTCCGACGGCCGGCTCCCGGAGCTGTTCTGCGGTTTCAGCCGGGAACAGCTCGCCGCTCCCGTCCCGTATCCGACGGCGTGCTCGCCGCAGGCCTGGGCAGCTACCGCGCCCATCCAGCTGGTGACGAGCCTGATGCGGTACGACCCCGTCGTTTCCGCGGGCGGCGTCTGGATGGACCCGGTCCTTCCTCCGTCCTTTGGGGACCTGCACATCACCAACGCTCCGCTGGGCGGCGGCCGCATCACCATCGACATCGCCAATTCCGTCCCGTCGGTCCAAGGGCTGTCTCAGGGGATGACGCTCCACCAGGGGCACCGGCCGTGGATGGTCGAACTGGTCCAGCAGGCCGATCACCGCCGGAGGGAGCGGTTGGAAAACTGGGGCAGGTAGGCACCCGTTTTCGTTGCGGAAAATGTCGCAGTTTTGCGCAGTGCTAATCAGGGTGACCGACGGTGTCGGGCCGCTTCAGCAGGGGAGCAGAAGGAACCTATGGTGATGAAAACGTCCCCATTCGCACCTCGCGTTCCCGGCCCGTCAGGGAAGCGCAGGCCCGTTCTCCCTGAAAGAAGGATCCCCCGTGGCTCTACCCAAACCTGTCCGGAGTCTCGCTGCCGGCGTCGCTGCCCTGGCCCTGGCCACCGCGCTGGCCGGCTGCAGCACCAGTTCGGGCGCGGCACAGGTCGATGCCGGCAAGCCCGTCAGCGGAGGCACGCTGACCTATCTGGAACAGCAGGCCCACACCAACCTGTATCCCCCGGCCGGCGGTTTCTACCCCAACGGCGGCATCCTTAACCAGATCACCGACAAGCTGACCTACCAGAACCCGGAGACCCTCAAGATCGAGCCGTGGCTCGCCGAATCCTGGACCAGCAACCCGGCGCTGACGGAGTACACCTTCAAGCTGCGCAGCGGCGTCACCTTCTCAGACGGCACACCGGTGGATGCTGCCGCCGTCGCCCGGAACTTCGACACCTACGGCCTGGGCAACAAGGCCCTCAACCAGCCGGTGTCCGAGGTGATCAACAATTACGACCACAGCGAGGTCATCGACCCCCATACCGTGAAGTTCCACTTCAAGAAGTCCTCCCCGGGCTTCCTGCAGGGCACCGCCACCATCGGCTCGGGCATCGTGTCCATCAGCACCCTGGACCGGAACTTTGACGACCTCGGCAGCGCCAAGAACATCATCGGCAGCGGCCCGTTCACCGTCGCCAACGAAGTTCTGGGCAAGGAAGTCGACCTCAGTGCCAGGCCCGACTACAACTGGGGACCCAAGACGGCCGACCACCAGGGCCGTGCGTACATGGACGCGGTGAAGATCGTAGTGACCCCGGAGGACAGCGTGCGCACCGGCTCACTGATCGCCGGGCAGGGCGACCTGATCCGCCAGGTCCAGGCCTACGACGAGAAGCAGGTGGAGTCCAAGGGCTTCAAGATCTTCGCGCCCGGCACCCGCGGCGTCAACGACAGCATCGTCTTCCGCCCCGACAACGCCCTCGTTGCCGACGTCCGCGTTCGCCAGGCGCTCCTCAAGGCCACCGACAGGGACGAGATCGTGGAGACCATCTTCTCCGACAACTACCCGGTGGCCACCTCGGTGCTGTCCAAGGAAGCCATCGGCTACGTGGACCTCTCCGCCAAGCTCGGTCACGACCCGGAGAAGGCCAAGGAACTGCTGGACGACGCCGGGTGGAAGCCGGGTGCCGACGGCATCCGCAGCAAGGACGGCAAGCAGCTGTCCCTGACGATTTATGAATCGCTGCCGCAGCCGCAGAACAAGGCCGTGCTGCAGCTGGTCGCCCAGCAGTGGGAGAAGGTTGGCGTCAAGCTCAACATCCTCGCCGGTGACTCGGGCAGCAAGACCGTCGACAGCCTTGACCCGGAGAAGACCCCGGTGTCCGTGGCGATGGTGGGACGCGCCGATCCGGATGTCATCAAGAGCCAGTTCTACCCCAAGAACCGCGATGCCCTGCTCCAGAAGGGCGGCAGCAGCCAGAAGGTGAAGAGCTTTGTGGACCAGAAGCTGAACGCGCTCCTGGAAGCCGAAACGTCCCGCACCGATCCGGCACAGCGCCTCAAGGATGTCGCGGAGGTCCAGAACCACCTGATCGACCAGGCCCTCGTGATTCCGATCTTCGAGGAGCCGCAGGTCTTCGCCGCAGCACCGTACTTGCAGGGCCTCGGCTTCGAAGCTGTCGGACGCCCCAGCCTGTACGGCGTTTGGCTCGCCAAGCACTGACATGCGCCGCCACCTTCTGAGCCGCCATCTTCTGAGCCGTGCAGGGCAGGCCACGCTGGTGCTGTGGGCCGCCTTCACTGTCGCGTTCATCCTGCTTCAGGCGCTGCCCGGTGATGCCCTCCTGATCAAGTACCAGAACCCCGACATGGGGCTGAGCCCGCAGGAGATCGAGGACATCCGCACCTCCTACGGCGCGGACACCCCGCTATTCCTGCAATACCTGCATTCCCTGGCGGGCTTCCTCACGGGAAACCTGGGCTATTCGGTTCAGGCCGGCGTTCCGGTGGTGGACCAGCTGGCGGCCAACGTGCCGTCAACCCTGGCCCTGGCCGGACTCGGCTTCCTGGCCGCGGTGGTCCTGGCCGCTGCGATAGCGTTCCTCTCCAGCCTGGCGCCGTTCAGCTGGCTGCGGAACGCGGTCCAGTCACTGCCGTCACTGTTCATCTCGGTGCCGGTGTTCTGGCTCGGGATCGTGCTGATCCAGATCTTCTCCTTCCAACTGAAGCTCATTCCCGTGATCAACCCGCCCGAGGCGCTGGGCCTAGTACTGCCGGTGGCAACGCTGGCGATCCCGATTTCGGCGCCACTGGCACAGGTGCTGATCCGCAGCATCGACGACGTCGGGACACAGCCTTTCGTGGCCGTCGCACGGTCACGGGGCGGCAGCAACGTGTGGGTGCTGGGCCACCACGTGGTACGGAACGCCGTGCTGCCCGCGCTCACGATCGCCGGTGTCCTGCTGGGCGAACTCATTGGCGGGGCGGTGGTCACGGAGACCGTCTTCGGCCGCAACGGCATAGGCCAGCTGACCCAGGAGGCCGTGAACAGCCAGGACGCCGCCGTACTGCAGGCCGTCGTGGTCCTGGCCGCCGCGGCGTTCGTGCTGGTCAACTTGGCCGTCGACCTCCTATATCCCGTCCTGGACCCCCGACTGAAGCGAAAGGCAGGTGCCCTCACGTGAGCCACGTCAGCCTGGCCGGCACACCGGTAACGGCCACCCCGGACACGGACAGCCCGGAAGAAGTCCCCAGTCGCCCCCGCCTCCGCATCCAGCCCGGACTGGTGCTGTCCTGGCTGGTCCTGGGCCTCGTGGCGCTCTGGACCATCGCCCCGGGGCTTTTCACCGCCCACAGCGCCACCTCGGGAACCGCCCGGGACAAGCTGCTGCCACCCGGCGGCGGGCACCTGCTCGGCACCGACGAGCTGGGACGTGATCTCTACTCGAGGATCGTGCATGGCTCCATCAACTCCGTGACCGGCGCCTTGGTGGCCGTCGCGGTGGGGCTGGTGGTCGGAACCCTCCTGGGTCTCCTCGCCGGTTCCATCGGCGGGATCACCGACGCCGTCGTGATGCGGATTGTGGACGTCCTGCTGTCCATTCCCGGCCTCCTGCTGTCGCTGAGCATCATCATCATCCTCGGCTTCGGCACCGTGAACGCGGCCATCGCCGTCGGCGTCGGCTCGGTGGCCAGCTTCGCCCGGCTCTCGCGTGCCGAGGTCCTGCGAGTCCGGCGCAGCGACTTCGTCGAGGCCGCGTTCGGCAGCGGCGGGACCTTCGCCGCCGTCCTCCGCCGGCACATCCTGCCCAATTCCGCCGGTCCCGTCCTTGCACTGGTCGCGCTTCAGTTCGGAGCCGCGATCCTGGCGATCTCCACCCTTGGATTCCTTGGCTACGGTGCCCCGCCACCCACGCCCGAATGGGGGCTGCTGATAGCCGAGGGACGGAACTACGTGGCCACGTCCTGGTGGCTCACCACCTATCCCGGGCTGGTGGTGGTGGCCGTCGTCCTGTCAGCCAACCGCATCAGCCACTCGATCCGAAAGGTTCAGCCGTGACCGGAATCCTCACAGCAGGGGCCACAGCCGCCGGCCCAGGGGCCCACACCGGTCCCGTCCTGGAACTCGAAAACCTCTCAGTGTCCTACGCGGACCGCCACGGATCGCACCGCCGCGTGGTCCACAACGTGTCGCTGAACCTCGCGCCCGGCGAAGTGGTCGCCCTGGTAGGCGAATCCGGTTCAGGGAAGTCGACGACCGCCCAGGCCGTGATCGGGCTGCTCGCCGGAAACGGCAGAATCGACGGCGGCAGTATCCGGCTCAACGGCACGGACATTGCGGGCTGGTCGCAGAAGCGCCTGGAAGCGATCCGCGGGGCCAAGATCAGCCTCATCCCGCAGGACCCGACGAGCTCCCTGAACCCGGTGACCACGGTGGGCATGCAGGTGGAGGAGGTGCTGCGCCTGCATACCAGGCTGCCGAAGGCGGAGCGCAGGCAGCGCGTCCTGGAACTGCTGGGGCGCGTGGGCATACCTGACCCCGAGCGCCGCGCCAGGCAGTACGCCCACGAACTTTCCGGTGGCATGAAGCAACGGGTGCTGATCGCCGCGGCCATCGCGCTGCAGCCTCAACTGATCATTGCCGACGAGGCCACGTCTGCCCTGGACGTCACCGTACAGCGGCGAATCCTGGACCTGCTCGATGACCTGCGCGCCGAATCCGGCACAGCCGTTCTGTTCGTCACGCACGACCTCGGCGTCGCCGCCGACCGCGCCGACC
Protein-coding regions in this window:
- a CDS encoding ABC transporter permease, whose product is MSHVSLAGTPVTATPDTDSPEEVPSRPRLRIQPGLVLSWLVLGLVALWTIAPGLFTAHSATSGTARDKLLPPGGGHLLGTDELGRDLYSRIVHGSINSVTGALVAVAVGLVVGTLLGLLAGSIGGITDAVVMRIVDVLLSIPGLLLSLSIIIILGFGTVNAAIAVGVGSVASFARLSRAEVLRVRRSDFVEAAFGSGGTFAAVLRRHILPNSAGPVLALVALQFGAAILAISTLGFLGYGAPPPTPEWGLLIAEGRNYVATSWWLTTYPGLVVVAVVLSANRISHSIRKVQP